Proteins from one Brevibacillus humidisoli genomic window:
- a CDS encoding flavin reductase family protein yields the protein MEIDIGQIGRQEKYKLLIGSVVPRPIAWVSSISRDEVVNVAPFSYFNVACIDPMMVSVAVARKPGSVPKDTSRNIQETGQFVINMVDVHNVEAVNQSSADYPPEISEAEAIGLTLIPSKAVKVPRIGESRIHFECKLHQVVTLGEPAASDLIIGEVVYVHIDDELYFDGKIDVDKYAPVSRMAGHSYAKIGEMFDRPRPVYEKKE from the coding sequence GTGGAAATCGATATCGGCCAGATTGGGCGACAGGAGAAGTACAAATTGCTGATCGGCAGCGTAGTGCCGCGGCCGATCGCTTGGGTCAGCTCAATCAGCAGGGACGAAGTGGTCAACGTGGCCCCGTTCAGTTATTTTAACGTCGCCTGTATCGACCCGATGATGGTCTCGGTAGCCGTGGCGCGCAAACCCGGCAGTGTGCCGAAGGATACATCGCGAAATATTCAGGAAACAGGCCAGTTTGTGATTAATATGGTAGATGTGCACAATGTGGAGGCGGTGAACCAGTCATCGGCCGACTACCCGCCGGAGATCAGTGAGGCCGAGGCCATCGGACTGACGCTCATACCGTCCAAGGCGGTCAAGGTGCCGCGCATCGGGGAATCGCGGATCCACTTTGAGTGCAAGCTGCACCAGGTGGTGACGCTGGGAGAGCCTGCTGCCTCTGATCTAATCATTGGCGAGGTGGTCTATGTGCACATCGATGATGAACTGTACTTTGACGGGAAAATCGATGTCGACAAGTACGCCCCGGTCAGCAGGATGGCTGGACACAGCTACGCCAAGATCGGTGAGATGTTTGACAGGCCTCGTCCCGTATACGAAAAAAAAGAATAG
- the tpx gene encoding thiol peroxidase — MTVAVERQGAFQFKGPVTLLGPELKVGDQAPDFTVLANDLSPVTLTDSKGTVRVISVVPSLDTGVCDAQTRRFNEEAAQLDGVKVLTISVDLPFAQSRWCGAAGIENVQTLSDYRDLSFGLAYGVVIKEHRLLSRAVFVVDANDKVVYAEYVPAAGEHPNYEAAIEAAKAAK, encoded by the coding sequence ATGACTGTTGCAGTTGAGCGTCAAGGTGCGTTTCAGTTTAAAGGCCCTGTTACCCTGCTTGGACCTGAATTGAAGGTAGGTGATCAAGCGCCTGACTTTACCGTACTAGCCAACGATTTGTCCCCGGTGACACTGACCGATTCGAAAGGTACGGTGCGGGTGATTTCCGTTGTCCCTTCCCTCGATACAGGAGTTTGCGATGCGCAAACCCGTCGCTTCAATGAGGAAGCGGCACAACTGGATGGAGTGAAGGTACTGACCATCTCCGTTGACCTGCCGTTTGCCCAGTCCCGCTGGTGCGGCGCTGCCGGTATTGAGAACGTGCAGACGTTGTCTGACTACCGCGATCTGTCCTTCGGCCTGGCCTACGGCGTGGTGATCAAAGAACACAGGCTGCTCAGCCGTGCGGTGTTTGTCGTAGATGCCAACGACAAAGTCGTCTATGCCGAATATGTTCCGGCTGCAGGAGAACATCCGAACTACGAAGCGGCGATCGAAGCAGCGAAGGCGGCAAAGTAG
- a CDS encoding lipid II flippase family protein: MKLGFIMLVTMVISSIETVSYAARLSGARTRRVGASASLFNILVVFSRFAVMTQMVFLGSMLDNAIRTGSIESLLSDFRLVLLAMSGGIIIGLLLIPSMARILAIGTVKLDRHGSIPKIVLSEGLFRTLGKLPSQFWLPSFRANWQEIRKSQLTYWFLALNAAIFSFYAIGNLSALYAGALVPEYRSVAINTASIVNGLGTIILVIFVDPVSAKLLDDVVLEKRPLRDLKAAVFQLGVGRLVGTLIAQLLLWPFGQLLALFVLLFEGGAHAV, encoded by the coding sequence ATGAAACTGGGCTTCATCATGCTGGTTACGATGGTGATCAGCTCGATAGAGACGGTCTCGTACGCAGCCCGTCTCTCAGGGGCGAGAACGCGGCGAGTCGGGGCCTCCGCTTCCTTGTTTAACATCCTCGTCGTTTTTTCCCGTTTTGCGGTGATGACCCAGATGGTCTTTCTCGGTTCCATGCTGGACAACGCGATCCGTACCGGGAGCATCGAATCGCTCTTATCCGATTTCCGCCTGGTGCTGCTGGCGATGAGCGGAGGGATTATCATCGGTCTGCTGCTGATCCCTTCCATGGCCCGTATCTTGGCGATTGGCACGGTCAAGCTGGATCGCCATGGAAGCATACCCAAAATCGTTTTGAGCGAAGGACTGTTCCGAACGTTGGGCAAACTGCCCTCCCAGTTTTGGCTCCCATCGTTTCGCGCCAACTGGCAGGAGATCCGGAAGTCGCAGCTTACCTATTGGTTTCTCGCCTTGAACGCAGCCATCTTTTCTTTTTACGCGATTGGCAACCTGTCTGCCCTGTACGCGGGCGCTCTTGTTCCCGAGTACCGTTCGGTTGCGATCAATACGGCATCGATTGTGAATGGTCTGGGTACGATTATCCTGGTCATTTTTGTCGATCCGGTTAGTGCCAAGCTGCTTGATGACGTGGTGCTGGAAAAACGACCGCTTCGCGATCTCAAGGCGGCTGTGTTCCAACTGGGAGTAGGGCGTTTGGTGGGCACACTGATCGCCCAACTGCTTCTCTGGCCGTTTGGTCAGCTGTTGGCCTTATTCGTCTTGCTGTTTGAAGGGGGAGCCCATGCAGTCTGA
- a CDS encoding PspC domain-containing protein: MQMNRLYRSRDDKKLFGLCGGLGQYVGVDPTWIRLGLVVVTLFTGLPILLYVLAAMIVPKEPFWGRTGDPLWDDWARPSSDSLDDEIDRLEKRALQQEVYRLRSELAKYQAR, from the coding sequence ATGCAAATGAATCGTTTGTACCGCTCTCGCGATGATAAAAAGCTGTTTGGACTGTGCGGCGGACTGGGCCAGTACGTGGGCGTCGATCCCACATGGATTCGTCTCGGACTGGTTGTCGTGACCCTTTTTACCGGGTTGCCGATTCTCTTGTACGTGCTGGCAGCGATGATCGTGCCAAAAGAACCGTTTTGGGGTCGTACAGGAGATCCGTTGTGGGACGATTGGGCGCGTCCTTCGTCGGACAGCCTGGATGATGAGATCGACCGACTGGAAAAACGGGCGTTGCAGCAAGAGGTATATCGACTGCGCAGCGAGCTGGCCAAGTACCAGGCCCGCTGA
- a CDS encoding fumarylacetoacetate hydrolase family protein — protein sequence MKLVTYKYKEKAATPWRAGLLVERGVLDIGEQLSGAPEHLLGLLEQWQRWRDPLHRLAGQQGVEALPLEQLLLGPPLLRPRSFRDFYAFEEHVKTARGRRGLEMVPEWYHFPVFYFSNAAAFVGPEAEVVRPRATRWLDYELEIACVIGKEGVDIPVDEADRHIAGFCVLNDWSARDLQREEVKVGLGPAKGKDFATSLGPYLVTPDELEDRRVDGERGARYDLTMTAKVNGKEYSRGNFRDIYYTFAEMIARASADCTLYPGDVIGSGTVGTGCILELGGDYPWLEPGDVVELEVERLGVLRNRIAEKRV from the coding sequence GTGAAACTGGTCACTTACAAGTACAAAGAGAAAGCAGCCACTCCTTGGCGGGCTGGTCTGCTGGTTGAGAGAGGTGTTCTGGACATCGGCGAGCAGTTGTCCGGGGCGCCGGAGCATCTGCTCGGTTTGTTGGAGCAATGGCAGCGGTGGAGGGACCCGCTCCACCGCCTGGCCGGACAGCAAGGAGTGGAAGCTCTGCCGCTGGAGCAGCTCCTACTGGGGCCTCCACTACTTCGGCCGCGCAGCTTTCGCGATTTTTACGCATTTGAAGAGCATGTCAAGACAGCAAGAGGTCGTCGCGGTCTGGAGATGGTGCCCGAGTGGTACCACTTTCCGGTGTTTTACTTCTCCAACGCCGCCGCATTTGTCGGACCGGAGGCAGAGGTTGTTCGCCCCCGTGCCACCCGCTGGCTGGACTATGAGCTGGAGATCGCCTGCGTGATCGGCAAGGAGGGGGTCGACATCCCGGTGGACGAGGCGGATCGGCATATTGCCGGTTTTTGCGTGCTCAACGATTGGAGCGCCCGGGATCTGCAGCGGGAGGAAGTAAAGGTGGGGCTCGGTCCGGCGAAGGGAAAAGATTTTGCCACCTCGTTGGGACCGTATCTGGTCACACCGGATGAGTTGGAGGACAGGCGTGTCGACGGTGAACGGGGTGCACGCTACGACCTGACGATGACGGCCAAAGTAAATGGGAAAGAGTATTCACGAGGTAACTTTCGCGACATCTACTACACCTTTGCTGAAATGATCGCCCGTGCGTCTGCCGACTGCACGCTGTATCCGGGGGACGTGATCGGCTCCGGAACAGTTGGTACCGGCTGCATTTTGGAGCTTGGCGGCGACTACCCATGGCTGGAGCCGGGCGATGTGGTGGAGTTGGAAGTGGAGCGTCTCGGGGTTTTGCGCAATCGGATCGCGGAAAAAAGAGTCTAA
- the pyc gene encoding pyruvate carboxylase: MKQRKINRLLVANRGEIAIRIFRAATELGIRTVAIYSEQDNVSIHRFKADESYLVGAGKGPIEAYLDIESIIEIAKRNDIDAIHPGYGFLAENEVFARRCQEEGIAFIGPSPQLIEMFGDKVQARNMAIKAGIPVIPGTPEPIETLQEALLFTKEHGYPVIIKGVSGGGGRGMRIVRNQDELQEALDRARSEARSSFGNAAVYVERYLEEPKHIEVQILGDQHGNIVHLYERDCSIQRRHQKVVEVAPSLSLSDELREEICQAALKLMKEAGYTNAGTVEFLLTPDNKFYFIEVNPRIQVEHTITELITGIDIVQAQIRIAEGYTLSDPEIGIRSQEEIEMNGYAIQCRVTTEDPENGFIPDAGRLLAWRSGGGFGVRLDGGNGYPGAIITPHYDSLLVKISTYADTFEQAARKMLRTLREFRIRGVKTNLPFLENVVTHPDFLSGQYNTSFIDSKPELFVFPGTQDRGTKLLNYIGNTIVNGYPDLPKGEKKPRVGYPRIPKTPFSQPYPDGTKQILDREGADGLVKWIQSQQKVLLTDTTFRDAHQSLFATRVRTYDLVAIAEATGKLAHDVFSLEMWGGATFDTAMRFLKESPWDRLQLLREKIPNVLFQMLLRGANAVGYTNYPDNVIQAFVKESAARGIDVFRIFDSLNWLPNMQVAIDAVRESGKVAEAAICYTGDILDPTKTKYNLKYYVDLAKELERAGAHILAIKDMAGLLKPYAAYELIRALKQEVALPIHLHTHDTSGNGGAMLLKAIEAGVDIVDACVSSLSGLTSQPSINALIASLERTERDTGLSLEAYNRLSDYWEDIRPLYQGFESGMKASNAEVYVHEMPGGQYSNLEQQAKAVGLGGRWDEIKAMYAAVNRLFGDIVKVTPSSKVVGDMALFMVQNNLTEENLYEKGARLDFPDSVVQFFQGYLGQPPGGFPKRLQELVLKSRESFTARPGELLAPVDFAKLKQELEEKIGREPSELDVLSYIMYPPVFLQYDQSLKEYGDLSFLDTSTFFYGLRPGEETSVSIERGKTLIIKLVAVGDLQPDGRRIVYFELNGQPREIKVRDHAAQVTEQQRARADSKNPSHVGASMPGKVLKVLVEAGDKVRKGEHLLVSEAMKMETTLQAPVDATVKAVHVKAGDTIEAGDLLLELE; this comes from the coding sequence ATGAAACAGAGAAAAATCAATCGATTGTTAGTGGCCAACCGTGGTGAAATCGCGATACGAATCTTTCGGGCGGCAACCGAGCTGGGCATCCGCACGGTCGCGATCTACTCCGAGCAGGACAATGTGTCGATCCATCGCTTCAAAGCGGATGAATCGTATCTGGTCGGCGCGGGCAAGGGACCGATCGAAGCTTATCTCGATATTGAGAGCATCATCGAGATTGCCAAGCGGAACGACATTGACGCGATCCATCCCGGCTACGGCTTTCTTGCTGAAAATGAAGTGTTTGCTCGACGCTGTCAGGAAGAAGGCATCGCCTTTATCGGGCCATCGCCTCAACTGATCGAGATGTTCGGCGACAAGGTGCAGGCTCGCAACATGGCGATCAAGGCCGGCATCCCGGTAATCCCAGGGACACCGGAACCGATCGAGACCCTGCAGGAAGCGCTCCTGTTCACCAAAGAGCACGGCTATCCGGTGATTATCAAGGGTGTTTCAGGCGGCGGTGGCCGCGGTATGCGCATCGTCCGCAATCAGGACGAGCTGCAGGAGGCATTGGACCGGGCCCGTTCGGAGGCTCGCTCCTCCTTTGGCAACGCAGCCGTCTACGTGGAACGTTATCTGGAGGAGCCAAAACATATTGAGGTGCAAATCCTGGGGGATCAGCACGGCAACATCGTCCACCTCTACGAGCGGGACTGCTCCATCCAGCGGCGCCATCAGAAAGTGGTGGAAGTGGCCCCAAGTCTGTCTCTGTCAGACGAACTGCGGGAAGAGATCTGCCAGGCAGCGCTGAAACTGATGAAAGAAGCGGGATACACCAACGCTGGTACAGTCGAGTTCCTGCTTACCCCGGACAACAAATTTTACTTCATCGAAGTCAATCCGCGGATTCAAGTAGAGCATACGATTACCGAACTGATTACCGGGATTGATATCGTCCAGGCGCAAATCCGGATTGCGGAAGGATATACACTCTCTGATCCAGAGATCGGCATCCGCTCGCAGGAAGAGATTGAGATGAACGGGTATGCCATCCAGTGCCGGGTCACCACGGAAGATCCGGAAAACGGATTTATCCCAGATGCAGGACGTCTGCTGGCTTGGCGCTCGGGAGGTGGATTCGGCGTCAGGCTGGACGGAGGGAACGGCTATCCTGGCGCGATCATCACACCACATTACGACTCGCTGTTGGTCAAAATCTCCACGTACGCCGATACGTTTGAGCAGGCTGCCCGGAAAATGCTGCGGACACTGCGGGAGTTCCGTATCCGCGGGGTGAAGACCAATCTTCCTTTCCTGGAAAACGTGGTCACACACCCGGACTTCCTCAGCGGTCAATACAACACGTCCTTTATCGACAGCAAACCGGAGCTGTTCGTGTTCCCTGGCACACAGGACCGCGGCACCAAGCTGCTCAACTACATCGGCAACACGATCGTCAATGGCTATCCGGACCTGCCCAAGGGGGAGAAAAAACCGCGCGTCGGCTATCCGCGGATTCCCAAAACACCGTTCTCTCAGCCGTATCCGGACGGAACCAAGCAGATCCTCGATCGGGAAGGGGCAGACGGGCTGGTCAAATGGATTCAGTCCCAGCAAAAGGTGCTGCTGACCGACACCACCTTTCGCGATGCCCACCAGTCGCTGTTCGCTACACGCGTGCGAACCTACGACCTGGTAGCAATCGCCGAAGCCACCGGCAAACTGGCGCACGACGTCTTTTCGCTGGAGATGTGGGGCGGTGCCACGTTTGACACGGCGATGCGTTTTCTAAAGGAATCGCCTTGGGACAGGCTCCAGCTGCTGCGGGAAAAGATCCCCAACGTGTTGTTTCAGATGTTGCTGCGCGGCGCAAATGCGGTCGGCTACACCAACTACCCGGACAACGTGATCCAGGCCTTTGTCAAGGAATCGGCCGCACGAGGCATCGATGTGTTTCGGATATTTGACAGCTTGAACTGGCTGCCCAATATGCAGGTGGCGATTGACGCGGTACGTGAATCAGGGAAAGTGGCGGAAGCGGCGATCTGTTATACCGGCGATATACTCGATCCGACCAAAACCAAGTACAACCTGAAGTACTACGTCGATCTGGCCAAAGAGTTGGAACGGGCGGGTGCCCATATTCTGGCGATCAAAGATATGGCCGGATTGCTGAAACCGTATGCGGCTTATGAGCTGATTCGGGCCCTCAAACAGGAGGTAGCCCTCCCGATTCACCTGCACACCCACGATACCTCCGGAAACGGCGGTGCGATGCTGCTCAAGGCCATTGAAGCAGGAGTCGATATTGTGGATGCCTGCGTCAGCTCACTCTCCGGACTCACCTCACAGCCGAGCATCAATGCCTTGATCGCCTCGCTGGAGCGGACTGAGCGCGATACTGGCCTCTCGCTTGAGGCATATAACCGCTTGTCCGATTACTGGGAGGATATTCGACCGCTGTATCAAGGTTTTGAAAGCGGTATGAAGGCAAGCAACGCAGAGGTTTACGTTCATGAGATGCCGGGTGGTCAGTACTCCAATCTGGAACAGCAGGCCAAAGCTGTCGGTTTGGGAGGACGCTGGGACGAGATCAAGGCGATGTATGCGGCAGTGAATCGATTGTTTGGCGACATCGTTAAAGTGACACCCTCCTCCAAAGTGGTCGGTGACATGGCTCTGTTCATGGTGCAAAACAACCTCACGGAAGAAAACCTGTATGAAAAGGGAGCACGACTCGATTTCCCCGATTCCGTAGTGCAGTTCTTCCAGGGGTATCTCGGACAGCCTCCGGGGGGTTTCCCGAAACGACTGCAGGAATTGGTGCTGAAAAGTCGTGAATCGTTTACGGCGCGGCCCGGCGAACTGCTCGCCCCTGTCGACTTCGCCAAACTAAAACAAGAACTGGAAGAAAAGATCGGACGTGAACCGAGTGAGTTGGATGTCCTGTCCTACATCATGTACCCGCCGGTCTTCCTCCAGTACGATCAAAGTTTGAAGGAGTACGGAGATCTCTCGTTCCTTGATACCTCTACCTTCTTCTACGGGCTGCGGCCGGGTGAGGAGACGTCTGTCAGCATCGAACGAGGGAAAACACTGATTATCAAGCTGGTCGCCGTCGGTGATCTGCAGCCGGACGGACGCCGGATCGTCTACTTTGAGTTAAACGGTCAGCCACGAGAGATCAAGGTGCGGGATCATGCTGCTCAAGTCACGGAACAACAGCGGGCCAGAGCGGACTCGAAAAACCCCAGCCACGTCGGTGCCTCGATGCCAGGGAAAGTATTGAAGGTGCTGGTCGAAGCGGGTGACAAGGTACGAAAAGGGGAGCATCTTCTCGTCAGCGAAGCGATGAAGATGGAAACCACGCTTCAGGCTCCAGTCGATGCTACGGTAAAGGCAGTTCACGTAAAAGCAGGCGATACCATTGAAGCCGGTGACCTCCTCCTTGAGCTGGAGTAG
- a CDS encoding homogentisate 1,2-dioxygenase → MPFYHRLGSFPHKRHTTFYKPNGELFREQLMGTKGFSGIQSILYHHNPPTQVREAKRYADLDLQFVPREVLKHRHFLSFDLPPGGDPISGRRYLLGNHDLVMGVCVPTEKMDYFYRNAEGDELLFVHEGEGELQTIFGTVPYRKGDYLVIPIGTTYRIEPTSKSSRFLVLESQNEIVPPKRYRNEHGQLLEHSPFCERDIRPPERLVTYDEAGEFEVRVKQNNTLYSYTFDFHPFDVVGWDGYLFPYALSIYDFEPITGRVHQPPPVHQTFAGQNFVVCSFVPRLYDYHPQAIPAPYYHSNVESDEVLYYVDGNFMSRKGVHEGSITLHPMGIPHGPHPGKVEASIGKKETKELAVMVDTFRPLQVTRQALEVEDSNYMYSWLPAEQ, encoded by the coding sequence ATGCCGTTTTATCATCGGCTGGGGAGCTTTCCCCACAAACGTCATACCACGTTTTACAAGCCGAATGGCGAGCTGTTTCGTGAGCAGTTGATGGGAACCAAGGGATTTTCCGGGATTCAGTCGATTTTGTACCACCACAATCCCCCGACACAAGTGAGGGAGGCCAAGCGCTATGCCGACCTCGACTTGCAGTTTGTGCCGAGAGAGGTGTTGAAGCACCGGCACTTTCTCAGTTTTGATCTGCCTCCCGGCGGTGACCCGATCAGCGGGCGGAGATATCTGCTGGGCAACCACGATCTCGTGATGGGTGTCTGCGTACCGACAGAGAAGATGGATTACTTCTACCGGAACGCGGAGGGAGATGAACTCCTGTTTGTACACGAAGGCGAGGGAGAGTTGCAGACGATTTTTGGTACCGTTCCTTATCGAAAAGGGGATTACCTGGTGATCCCGATCGGCACCACTTATCGGATTGAACCAACCAGCAAAAGCAGCCGATTTTTGGTGCTGGAATCACAAAACGAGATCGTTCCACCCAAGCGCTACCGCAATGAACATGGCCAACTTCTGGAGCACTCTCCGTTTTGCGAGCGGGATATCCGGCCGCCGGAGCGGCTCGTCACTTACGATGAAGCAGGAGAATTTGAAGTCCGGGTGAAGCAGAACAATACGCTGTACAGCTATACATTCGACTTCCATCCGTTTGATGTAGTAGGATGGGATGGGTATCTTTTTCCCTATGCGCTTAGCATTTACGACTTCGAACCGATTACCGGTCGGGTCCATCAACCCCCGCCGGTCCATCAGACGTTTGCCGGCCAAAACTTTGTCGTCTGTTCGTTCGTCCCGCGGCTCTACGACTACCATCCGCAGGCCATTCCCGCTCCCTACTATCACAGCAATGTAGAGAGTGACGAGGTGCTCTACTATGTGGACGGCAACTTTATGAGCCGCAAAGGGGTTCACGAAGGATCGATCACACTGCATCCGATGGGCATACCGCATGGGCCTCATCCGGGCAAAGTGGAAGCCAGCATCGGTAAGAAGGAGACAAAGGAGCTGGCCGTGATGGTCGATACATTCCGCCCGCTCCAGGTCACCCGCCAGGCGCTTGAAGTGGAGGATTCCAACTACATGTACAGCTGGCTTCCAGCGGAACAGTGA
- a CDS encoding DUF3870 domain-containing protein, with protein MNPVDSRYSSDSYVLATGFAQLPKGTPLSEQQKVFACSLVFDQTDDRVVDASFTFLMDVTEEFLIALVVGRRLPDEWKELQQAVRERFLVPTQGAILQALRAAVDRYVETKQRAR; from the coding sequence ATGAATCCTGTTGATTCCCGTTATTCGTCCGATTCATATGTATTGGCGACGGGATTTGCCCAACTGCCCAAAGGAACACCGCTTTCCGAACAGCAAAAGGTATTCGCCTGTTCACTGGTGTTCGACCAGACGGACGACCGGGTAGTTGATGCCTCTTTTACCTTCTTGATGGATGTAACGGAAGAGTTTTTGATTGCCTTGGTGGTAGGACGCCGCTTGCCGGACGAATGGAAAGAACTGCAGCAGGCGGTGCGGGAACGCTTTCTCGTCCCTACCCAGGGAGCTATTCTGCAGGCGCTGCGGGCTGCCGTAGATCGCTACGTGGAAACAAAGCAGCGCGCCAGATAG
- a CDS encoding DedA family protein, which translates to MIQPYIVAYGYFALFFLFFLGIIGMPLPEETLLVFSGFLVSIGQLELVQTILVCYLGSISAMTAAYWIGRVLGYPFVEKYGRRFGLGYAAYKRTEEWFISIGKWSLPIGYFIPGVRQFTAYFSGITKLPFPVFALFTYSGGLFWSALFVILGWQLGARWEQLFELIARNLAVFFLLLLAVILIWSWFRRRSREKNGRRSPLPRTKEEGTR; encoded by the coding sequence ATGATCCAACCCTATATAGTGGCGTACGGATATTTCGCTTTGTTTTTTTTGTTCTTCCTCGGTATTATCGGCATGCCGTTGCCGGAGGAGACGCTGCTGGTTTTTTCCGGCTTTCTGGTCTCCATCGGCCAACTGGAGCTGGTACAGACGATCCTGGTCTGTTACCTCGGCTCGATTAGCGCGATGACCGCTGCCTACTGGATTGGGCGCGTGCTCGGTTATCCGTTTGTCGAAAAGTACGGACGCAGGTTTGGGTTGGGGTATGCTGCATATAAACGTACCGAGGAATGGTTCATCTCAATCGGAAAGTGGTCGCTTCCGATCGGCTACTTCATTCCCGGCGTTCGTCAGTTTACCGCCTATTTTTCCGGTATCACCAAGCTTCCATTTCCCGTGTTCGCCTTGTTTACGTATAGTGGCGGTTTGTTTTGGAGTGCCTTGTTTGTCATACTTGGCTGGCAATTGGGGGCGAGGTGGGAGCAGTTGTTCGAACTGATTGCCCGCAATCTGGCTGTGTTTTTCCTTCTCCTGTTGGCGGTCATTCTCATCTGGTCCTGGTTCCGCCGCAGATCTCGAGAAAAAAATGGCAGGCGCTCGCCGTTGCCCCGAACCAAAGAGGAGGGTACGCGATGA
- a CDS encoding RluA family pseudouridine synthase, whose product MSERLLHFQVAEDEQGRTVRDLLQSTYGVSRRLLNRAKYDGEILINGEPVRVTRIVEAGDVVEVILPSEQPETIQPQPMPLAIRYEDRDLLLIAKPAGMVVHPTRTHPDRTLANAVVAYWREKGEMRRFRPVNRLDKDTSGLLIIAKNQWAHEGFARMQRERTLRRTYLAVVHGLLNQETGEIAAPIGLRPGSIIEREVRTDGQPALTRYRVLSRGAEMSVVELQLLTGRTHQIRVHMRHIGHPLVGDDLYGGQRSLIGRQALHAARLAFSHPRTGQLLCFEEPLPADMAELVKKCTMNR is encoded by the coding sequence ATGAGCGAACGACTGCTTCATTTTCAGGTTGCAGAGGATGAACAAGGCCGGACTGTGCGCGATCTGTTGCAGAGCACGTACGGAGTGTCGCGAAGGCTGCTCAACCGGGCCAAATACGATGGGGAGATTCTCATCAACGGAGAGCCGGTACGCGTAACCCGTATAGTTGAGGCAGGGGACGTGGTGGAGGTGATCCTTCCTTCTGAACAGCCGGAGACGATCCAGCCGCAGCCGATGCCGCTTGCGATTCGCTATGAGGATCGTGATCTGCTGCTGATCGCCAAACCGGCCGGCATGGTGGTGCATCCGACCCGCACTCACCCGGATCGAACACTGGCCAATGCAGTGGTAGCCTATTGGCGGGAAAAAGGAGAGATGAGACGCTTCCGACCAGTCAATCGGCTGGATAAGGATACCTCCGGCTTGCTGATCATAGCGAAAAACCAGTGGGCACATGAGGGGTTTGCACGGATGCAGCGGGAGCGGACGTTGAGACGAACCTATCTGGCTGTCGTGCATGGATTGCTCAACCAGGAGACAGGAGAGATTGCAGCACCGATCGGTCTTCGGCCTGGGTCGATCATCGAACGGGAAGTGCGCACCGACGGCCAGCCGGCGCTGACCCGATACCGTGTGCTCAGCCGCGGAGCGGAGATGTCCGTGGTGGAACTGCAGCTGCTCACGGGGAGGACGCACCAGATCCGTGTGCACATGCGCCATATCGGTCATCCGCTCGTCGGTGATGACTTGTACGGCGGGCAGCGCAGCTTGATTGGCCGCCAGGCACTGCATGCAGCGAGGCTGGCCTTTTCTCATCCCCGAACCGGGCAACTGCTCTGCTTTGAAGAGCCGCTGCCGGCTGACATGGCAGAGCTGGTGAAAAAATGTACGATGAATCGCTAG
- the nadE gene encoding NAD(+) synthase encodes MDKFQEYLRRYQQEIDQDIKKRTDFLYEQIIGQGLGGAVVGISGGIDSAVTAALCVRALGKERVIGVWMPAYSQQIHAEDAQKLAEAIGLNLVSVNLSQAYDAIVDELDRVVSLDDKTKGNTKARLRMTTLYAIANQKGYLVVDTCNRSEIYVGYMTKGGDGLADINPVASLTKHEMRLLAVELGIPESIITKAPSADLWAGQTDEQEMGFTYEELDRYLITGETSPEAREKIERLHRISEHKRSLMPDV; translated from the coding sequence GTGGACAAGTTTCAGGAATACTTGAGACGATATCAGCAGGAGATTGATCAGGATATCAAAAAACGGACAGACTTTCTTTACGAACAGATCATCGGTCAGGGGCTGGGCGGGGCCGTTGTAGGGATCTCAGGCGGGATCGACAGTGCGGTTACAGCGGCGTTATGTGTACGTGCCCTTGGCAAGGAGCGGGTCATTGGCGTCTGGATGCCGGCGTACTCCCAGCAGATACATGCCGAGGATGCACAAAAGCTGGCTGAAGCGATTGGGCTCAATCTGGTCTCCGTTAACCTCAGCCAAGCGTATGATGCCATCGTGGATGAACTAGACCGCGTCGTTTCGTTGGATGACAAAACCAAGGGCAACACCAAAGCCCGGCTGCGGATGACAACGCTGTACGCCATTGCCAATCAGAAAGGGTATCTGGTTGTAGACACCTGCAACCGCAGTGAAATCTACGTTGGCTACATGACCAAAGGGGGCGACGGTCTGGCTGACATCAATCCGGTGGCCAGCTTGACCAAACACGAAATGCGCCTCTTGGCGGTCGAATTGGGAATCCCGGAGTCGATCATCACCAAAGCGCCGTCCGCTGATTTGTGGGCCGGACAGACGGATGAGCAGGAGATGGGCTTCACCTATGAAGAGCTGGACCGCTATTTGATTACCGGTGAGACTAGCCCCGAAGCACGGGAAAAAATCGAACGACTGCATCGCATTTCCGAGCATAAGCGCAGTTTGATGCCGGACGTATAA